A single Filimonas effusa DNA region contains:
- a CDS encoding pectinesterase family protein, with protein sequence MNKILLLWSFLLLTTGVMAQPKVFPNRFTVAQDGSGDFKTIQEAVNAVRDLSQQQVTILIKKGVYREKLVIPSWKSRISLVGENKDSTIITNSDYSGKAATMPDAYGKMQFSTYTSYTVLIQGNDCTAENLTIENAAGRVGQAVALHVEGDRCVIKNCRLLGNQDTLYAATENSRQLYIDCFIQGTTDFIFGEATAVFQNCTIKDLSDSYITAAATTQRQTYGFVFIGCRLQADSTVKKVFLGRPWRPNAKTVFINTEMGSHILPEGWDNWRNPENEKTVLYAEYNSTGAGAGTTKRVPWSKQLSAKVIKNYTLKNILGDWAAAF encoded by the coding sequence ATGAATAAAATACTCTTGCTTTGGAGCTTTCTTTTACTCACTACGGGGGTAATGGCGCAGCCCAAAGTGTTCCCCAACAGGTTTACAGTTGCCCAGGATGGCAGCGGCGACTTCAAAACGATACAGGAGGCCGTAAATGCCGTACGCGACCTGTCGCAACAGCAGGTAACTATCCTTATCAAAAAAGGCGTGTACCGCGAAAAGCTGGTCATCCCTTCCTGGAAATCAAGGATCTCATTGGTGGGAGAAAATAAGGATAGCACCATCATCACCAATAGCGATTACTCCGGTAAAGCAGCCACAATGCCGGATGCCTATGGCAAAATGCAGTTCAGCACTTACACATCCTACACGGTTTTGATCCAGGGGAACGATTGTACCGCCGAAAACCTGACAATAGAAAACGCAGCAGGCAGGGTAGGGCAGGCAGTAGCGCTACATGTTGAAGGCGACCGCTGCGTCATTAAAAACTGCAGACTGCTCGGTAACCAGGATACTTTATATGCTGCCACTGAAAATAGCAGGCAGTTATATATCGACTGCTTTATACAAGGCACTACCGATTTCATTTTCGGAGAAGCAACAGCCGTGTTTCAGAACTGTACAATAAAGGATCTTTCTGATTCCTATATCACTGCTGCCGCTACCACACAAAGGCAGACCTATGGTTTTGTGTTTATAGGTTGCAGGCTGCAGGCCGACTCTACGGTTAAAAAGGTCTTCCTGGGACGCCCCTGGCGGCCCAATGCGAAAACAGTTTTTATAAACACTGAAATGGGCAGCCACATCCTGCCCGAAGGCTGGGATAACTGGCGTAACCCTGAAAACGAAAAAACAGTGTTGTATGCAGAATACAATAGCACAGGCGCAGGAGCCGGTACAACTAAAAGAGTACCCTGGTCCAAACAGCTATCAGCCAAGGTTATAAAAAACTATACGCTGAAAAACATACTGGGCGACTGGGCTGCTGCATTCTAA
- a CDS encoding glycoside hydrolase family 28 protein encodes MSLLRCFSTLLLGAGLLSQANAQSTKAKEYSWKNLPVAKLPVFKKDTVNIRSFGAVNDGFTLNTASINNAIAACSKKGGGVVLIPQGLWLTGPIVMQNNVNLHVSRPAVLQFTADFNQYPLVEGNYEGVKSARNQSPISGANLVNIAITGSGIIDGNGGVWHLGYRDRYTESQWKKKTAAGGIMRDDGKVWYPTEKSKKGAETKNNGILTEGKTLKDFEDVKDFLRPNMVVFTSCKKILLEGVTFQNSPAWCLHPLMCEDLTLRNVFVKNPETAPNGDGLDLESCKNVLVEGSTFDVGDDGICIKSGRDEEGRKRGMPTENVVIRNNVVYHAHGGVVVGSEMSGGARNIFVYDCSFIGSDIGLRFKTVRGRGGVVEKIYAKNISMRNIVGEAILFDMYYFVKAPVGVNADAVPPVTEATPQFRDFYFSDIVCNGASKGIFVRGIPEMHVKNVNLENMTLQVDKGIEIIEASNIKLKNINIISKLNNPVVYVQNSKDVVFNGVQLPKDAKQLFKISGGNTTGIQILGAKDVDQQKDLSFTDGAIPAAVSKFSK; translated from the coding sequence ATGAGTTTACTACGATGTTTTAGCACGCTGCTTTTAGGTGCAGGTCTTTTGTCTCAGGCAAATGCCCAGTCAACAAAGGCAAAAGAATACTCCTGGAAAAACCTGCCCGTTGCCAAACTGCCGGTTTTTAAGAAGGATACAGTGAATATCCGCTCTTTTGGCGCAGTGAACGATGGCTTTACATTGAATACAGCAAGTATCAACAATGCCATTGCAGCCTGCAGTAAAAAAGGGGGCGGTGTAGTGCTCATTCCCCAGGGATTATGGCTTACTGGCCCCATTGTGATGCAAAACAACGTGAACCTGCATGTAAGCCGCCCCGCAGTGTTACAGTTTACAGCCGATTTCAACCAGTATCCGCTTGTCGAAGGCAACTACGAAGGGGTAAAAAGCGCCCGCAACCAATCTCCCATATCAGGAGCCAACCTGGTGAATATAGCAATTACCGGCAGCGGTATCATCGACGGTAACGGCGGTGTATGGCATCTCGGCTACCGCGACAGGTACACCGAATCTCAATGGAAAAAGAAAACAGCAGCGGGTGGTATCATGCGTGACGATGGTAAAGTGTGGTATCCTACCGAAAAATCAAAAAAAGGTGCGGAAACAAAAAATAACGGCATCCTCACAGAAGGCAAAACGCTGAAAGACTTTGAAGATGTTAAAGACTTTCTGCGCCCTAATATGGTGGTCTTTACCAGCTGTAAAAAAATATTACTCGAAGGTGTTACTTTCCAGAACTCTCCCGCATGGTGTTTACACCCGTTAATGTGTGAAGACCTCACGCTCCGCAACGTATTTGTGAAAAACCCCGAAACAGCACCCAATGGCGATGGTCTTGACCTGGAATCATGTAAGAACGTGCTGGTAGAAGGTTCTACTTTTGATGTAGGCGACGACGGCATCTGTATTAAATCAGGTCGCGATGAAGAAGGCCGTAAAAGAGGAATGCCTACAGAAAACGTGGTGATCCGCAACAACGTTGTTTATCACGCACACGGTGGCGTGGTGGTTGGTAGCGAAATGAGCGGTGGCGCCCGTAACATCTTTGTCTATGATTGCTCTTTCATAGGCTCCGATATAGGCCTGCGCTTTAAAACAGTTCGTGGCCGCGGCGGTGTTGTTGAAAAGATCTATGCAAAGAATATCAGCATGCGCAACATCGTTGGCGAGGCCATCCTGTTCGATATGTATTACTTTGTAAAAGCTCCTGTAGGTGTAAACGCCGACGCTGTCCCTCCTGTAACAGAAGCTACTCCTCAGTTCCGTGACTTCTATTTCAGTGATATCGTTTGTAACGGCGCTTCCAAAGGCATTTTTGTAAGAGGTATTCCCGAAATGCACGTGAAAAATGTGAACCTCGAAAACATGACCTTACAGGTCGATAAAGGTATTGAGATCATTGAAGCTTCCAATATCAAGCTTAAGAATATCAATATCATCTCTAAGCTGAACAACCCGGTCGTATATGTTCAGAACAGCAAAGATGTAGTGTTCAACGGCGTGCAGTTACCCAAAGATGCAAAACAGCTTTTCAAAATAAGCGGTGGTAATACAACCGGCATACAAATATTGGGTGCAAAAGATGTAGACCAACAGAAAGATCTCAGCTTTACAGACGGCGCTATCCCGGCAGCCGTTTCTAAATTCTCGAAATAA
- a CDS encoding chemotaxis protein CheB yields the protein MAQNRIIPAAALIAIGGSAGSLDVLLKTLPFLEPSHNKAILIILHRKPTDDEVLVELLAFKSAWPVKEAEEGEPILPGHVYVAPPDYHLLIESNRSFSLDASEKINYSRPSIDVSFESAAEVYGPTLVALILSGANTDGTAGMKIVKKRGGTCAAQSPASATTPYMPQHAIKSVQMERVLQPDEIPAYINQLFSGL from the coding sequence ATGGCGCAAAATAGAATAATACCAGCAGCAGCATTGATTGCTATAGGCGGTTCCGCCGGTAGTCTCGACGTATTGCTCAAAACCTTGCCCTTTCTCGAACCTTCACACAATAAAGCTATCCTCATCATTCTGCATCGCAAACCTACCGACGATGAAGTGTTGGTTGAATTACTCGCTTTCAAATCGGCATGGCCCGTAAAGGAAGCCGAAGAAGGAGAGCCCATCTTACCAGGTCATGTATATGTGGCTCCGCCCGATTATCACTTGCTGATAGAATCCAACCGTAGCTTTTCTCTCGATGCTTCGGAAAAGATCAATTATAGCAGGCCCAGCATCGATGTCAGCTTTGAATCGGCGGCAGAAGTATATGGCCCCACGCTTGTGGCGCTTATTCTTTCCGGCGCAAATACCGATGGTACCGCTGGTATGAAAATAGTTAAAAAAAGAGGCGGCACCTGTGCCGCCCAGTCTCCCGCATCTGCGACTACACCTTATATGCCGCAACATGCAATAAAATCAGTTCAAATGGAACGGGTATTGCAACCCGATGAAATACCGGCTTATATTAACCAGCTTTTTTCTGGTTTGTAA
- a CDS encoding CheR family methyltransferase has protein sequence MDSQQLISDRDIEMLLNDVINLYGYDFTEYSKASLRRRIQRLFSIDKFPAFAEFRYRIKNDPEYFSRFVEEITVNVTEMFRDPSFYQALREEVLPVLATHPFIRIWHAGCSTGEEVYSMAILLHEANLLHKSLLYATDINPTVLEKLRSGIFPLSQMKQYSENYILSGGKDEFSRYYTAKYDRAKFDENLSKGMIVSTHNLVSDRSFNAFQLIVCRNVLIYFDKGLKDKALSLFDESLEKLGFLALGSKENIKFSPIAHKYRQLPDRQKIWRKIE, from the coding sequence TTGGATTCACAACAACTGATAAGTGACAGGGATATTGAAATGCTGCTGAACGATGTCATAAACCTCTATGGTTACGACTTTACAGAGTATTCCAAAGCTTCTTTGCGGAGAAGGATTCAACGGTTGTTTTCCATTGATAAGTTTCCGGCATTTGCCGAATTCAGGTATCGCATCAAAAATGATCCGGAATACTTCAGTCGTTTTGTCGAAGAGATCACAGTGAACGTAACCGAAATGTTTCGCGACCCCTCTTTTTACCAGGCGTTGAGGGAAGAAGTGTTACCGGTGCTCGCCACGCATCCGTTCATCCGTATCTGGCATGCAGGTTGCTCTACTGGTGAGGAAGTGTATTCAATGGCTATTCTACTGCACGAGGCCAACCTGTTGCACAAATCATTGTTGTATGCAACAGATATTAATCCTACGGTGCTGGAAAAACTAAGATCGGGTATTTTCCCGCTGAGCCAGATGAAGCAATATTCAGAGAATTATATCCTGTCGGGAGGTAAAGACGAGTTTTCACGCTACTATACCGCTAAATATGACAGGGCTAAGTTCGATGAAAACTTAAGCAAAGGAATGATCGTTTCCACCCATAACCTGGTTTCCGATCGCTCTTTTAATGCGTTTCAGCTTATTGTTTGCAGGAATGTACTCATCTATTTCGATAAAGGCTTAAAGGATAAAGCGCTGAGCTTATTCGACGAAAGCCTTGAAAAACTCGGATTTCTCGCATTGGGGTCAAAAGAGAACATAAAATTTTCACCCATCGCTCATAAATACAGGCAATTGCCCGACAGGCAAAAAATATGGCGCAAAATAGAATAA
- a CDS encoding response regulator yields MASGQKILIIDDDARNIFALTAVLRSKGFTCITATEVGEALHMLEKQHDINAVLLDMMMPDIDGYEAIPRIKQLETSAELPVIAVTAQAMNGDRERCLAAGADGYVSKPVDIDLLVNLMNELIKKN; encoded by the coding sequence ATGGCTTCCGGACAAAAAATATTGATCATTGATGACGATGCACGCAACATTTTCGCGTTAACAGCCGTCTTGCGCTCAAAAGGATTTACCTGCATTACGGCAACGGAAGTAGGAGAGGCATTACATATGCTGGAAAAGCAACATGATATCAACGCTGTGCTGCTGGACATGATGATGCCCGATATCGACGGCTACGAAGCGATTCCCAGAATTAAACAGCTGGAAACCAGCGCAGAATTACCCGTTATCGCCGTTACAGCCCAGGCAATGAACGGCGACAGGGAAAGATGTCTTGCAGCAGGAGCCGATGGATATGTATCCAAACCTGTTGATATAGACCTGCTGGTAAATCTGATGAATGAACTGATAAAAAAAAACTAA
- a CDS encoding hybrid sensor histidine kinase/response regulator — protein MEKKSKLMTIGFKRNLLAGFGVSLLLLIVSSVASYNSIVNLIDSTKWVTHTYNVIDGLNSCMSYLKDAETSQRGFLLTGREDFLKPYQGAYDSVLARINDVSVLTADSEAQQANVNKLKELVTGRFNQLSILIDKKRNDEAIVLADLEKGKSFMDDTRALVRKMRKQEEALLAERTDKLNQLVGFTPLIILVATILAFVITLYSLIRVNSDFNKRAAMQRALEQKDEEITHRINIIRDIADKISAGDYETRITDSGKDDLGDLSFSLNTMAESLQYSFNLLSDKEWLQAGVAKLNEKVIGEYDINVLTQSIIEFVALYTDSHVGAFYLRENNDVLQLANGYAFAGQKHRTTLHIGEGLAGECARAGKELLLTDVPADQVMISFATGDIKPVNIIAFPLLYERRVVGVIELASLVPYTARSLSFIEAASHVIGVALNGVENRKKLQELLEETQAQAEELQAQHSELEAINEEMEVQTQKLQASEEELKVQQEELKESNAELEERTRLLEEKNQLIFERNVEIQRKAEQLALSTKYKSEFLANMSHELRTPLNSILLLSRLMAENNEHNLNSDQVEYANVILSSGQGLLALIDEILDLSKIESGKMELDYSNVLLGEITNDMNALFVPMAKQKGISFDVSVAPDAPGMIETDKMRLEQILKNLLSNALKFTSQGSVSLRFQPSDRRDILAITVRDTGIGISKEKQQLIFEAFQQADGSTRRKYGGTGLGLSISRELVKLLGGSIELQSEVNEGSVFTVYVPVSKAAAALQTPKEPAKPVISTTEELVEQELKAVEFPAAAERYIADIIPENVPDDRKVITPADNTILIVEDDVNFAKSLLEYTRKKGYKGIVSVRGDEAVPLAMQYQPAGILLDIQLPVKDGWEVMEMLKSNQQTRHIPVHIMSSYEFKYQSISKGAVDFINKPVAFEQMHEIFEKIEHVLNSNPRKVLIVEENPKHAKALAYFLETFKVSAEIKDNVGDSVEALSKQEVNCVILDMGIPDQSAYDTLEQVKKSPGLENLPIIIFTGKSLSKAEELRIKKYADSIVIKTAHSYQRILDEVSLFLHLVEEKKESEEPVKPYKSLGLLQDVLKDKKVLIADDDVRNIYSLSKSLESLNMTVVSAMDGKEALKQLEVHPDIDVVLMDMMMPEMDGYESIRHIRALDKFKRLPIIAVTAKAMTGDRAKCISAGASDYITKPVDIDQLLSLLRVWLYER, from the coding sequence ATGGAAAAGAAATCGAAATTAATGACCATCGGATTCAAAAGGAACCTGCTTGCAGGTTTTGGCGTATCGCTGTTATTGCTGATCGTTAGCTCTGTCGCCTCTTACAACAGTATTGTGAACCTCATCGACAGTACAAAATGGGTAACGCACACATACAATGTGATCGACGGCTTAAACTCCTGCATGTCGTATCTCAAAGATGCAGAAACCAGCCAGCGCGGCTTTCTGCTTACAGGAAGAGAAGATTTCCTGAAGCCATACCAGGGCGCTTACGATAGCGTTCTCGCACGCATTAATGATGTGTCTGTACTTACCGCCGACAGCGAGGCCCAACAGGCAAATGTCAACAAATTAAAGGAACTGGTAACAGGCCGTTTTAACCAGCTTTCTATCCTTATCGATAAAAAAAGAAATGACGAAGCAATAGTGCTCGCCGACCTCGAAAAGGGAAAGTCTTTTATGGACGATACCCGTGCACTGGTACGCAAAATGAGAAAACAGGAAGAAGCCTTGCTGGCCGAGCGTACCGATAAGCTCAACCAGCTTGTTGGATTTACGCCGCTGATCATTCTCGTAGCAACTATCCTTGCATTTGTGATCACGCTTTATTCACTCATAAGGGTGAACAGTGACTTTAATAAACGCGCAGCCATGCAGCGCGCACTGGAACAAAAGGATGAAGAGATCACACATCGTATTAATATCATCAGGGATATCGCCGATAAGATCTCGGCGGGCGACTATGAAACCCGCATAACAGATAGCGGTAAAGACGACCTGGGCGATCTTTCTTTTTCACTGAATACAATGGCTGAATCGCTTCAATACTCTTTTAACCTGCTATCGGATAAAGAATGGCTGCAGGCCGGTGTTGCCAAACTCAATGAAAAAGTGATCGGTGAATACGATATCAATGTGTTAACGCAAAGCATCATAGAATTTGTAGCCCTGTATACCGATAGTCACGTGGGTGCCTTCTATTTAAGGGAAAACAACGATGTGTTGCAGTTGGCCAATGGTTATGCTTTCGCAGGACAAAAACACAGAACTACATTACATATTGGCGAAGGACTGGCAGGTGAATGCGCCAGGGCTGGAAAAGAATTATTGCTCACAGATGTGCCCGCTGATCAGGTGATGATCAGCTTTGCAACCGGTGATATCAAACCCGTTAATATCATTGCATTCCCATTACTGTATGAACGCAGGGTGGTGGGGGTCATTGAACTGGCATCCCTCGTGCCCTATACAGCCCGGTCGCTTTCATTCATAGAAGCCGCTTCTCATGTAATAGGTGTGGCGCTGAATGGCGTTGAGAACAGGAAAAAATTGCAGGAACTGCTCGAAGAAACCCAGGCGCAGGCCGAAGAACTGCAGGCCCAGCACAGCGAGCTCGAAGCCATCAACGAAGAAATGGAGGTGCAAACCCAGAAACTCCAGGCTTCAGAAGAAGAATTGAAAGTTCAGCAGGAAGAATTGAAAGAATCAAATGCCGAACTGGAAGAAAGAACCAGGCTGCTCGAAGAAAAGAACCAGCTGATCTTCGAACGTAATGTCGAGATCCAGCGCAAGGCAGAACAACTTGCACTAAGCACAAAATATAAGTCCGAGTTCCTGGCCAATATGTCGCACGAGCTGCGCACGCCATTGAACTCTATCCTGCTGCTTTCACGCCTCATGGCCGAAAACAACGAGCATAACCTCAATTCCGACCAGGTAGAATACGCCAATGTGATCCTTAGTTCAGGACAGGGACTGCTGGCGCTGATCGATGAGATCCTCGATCTGTCCAAGATCGAATCCGGTAAAATGGAACTGGATTATTCCAACGTGCTCCTGGGCGAAATTACAAACGACATGAATGCCTTGTTTGTTCCTATGGCTAAACAAAAAGGCATCAGCTTCGATGTCTCGGTAGCTCCCGATGCACCGGGCATGATAGAAACAGATAAAATGAGGCTCGAGCAGATCTTGAAGAACCTGCTGTCCAACGCACTGAAATTTACTTCGCAGGGATCGGTTTCATTACGTTTCCAGCCCTCAGATCGCAGGGATATATTAGCCATCACCGTTCGTGATACCGGAATAGGCATTTCAAAAGAAAAGCAACAGCTGATCTTTGAAGCCTTTCAGCAGGCCGACGGTTCTACCCGCCGGAAATACGGTGGTACAGGACTCGGATTATCTATCAGCCGCGAACTGGTGAAATTACTGGGCGGCAGCATTGAGCTGCAGAGCGAGGTGAACGAGGGTAGCGTCTTCACGGTATATGTACCCGTATCAAAAGCGGCAGCAGCATTGCAGACGCCAAAAGAACCCGCTAAACCCGTTATCTCCACTACCGAGGAATTGGTGGAACAGGAATTGAAAGCGGTTGAATTCCCCGCAGCAGCCGAACGTTATATTGCCGACATCATTCCCGAAAATGTCCCCGATGACCGCAAAGTGATCACGCCTGCCGATAACACCATCCTGATCGTGGAAGACGACGTGAACTTTGCAAAATCATTACTGGAATACACGCGTAAAAAAGGATACAAAGGCATCGTATCTGTAAGGGGCGATGAAGCTGTGCCGTTAGCGATGCAATACCAGCCTGCTGGTATTCTGCTCGATATTCAGCTGCCTGTTAAAGATGGCTGGGAAGTAATGGAAATGCTGAAGAGCAACCAGCAAACAAGGCATATCCCGGTACATATTATGTCGTCATACGAATTCAAATATCAGAGCATTTCCAAAGGTGCCGTTGACTTCATCAACAAACCGGTGGCATTTGAACAAATGCACGAGATCTTTGAAAAGATCGAACATGTGCTGAATTCCAACCCGCGTAAAGTGTTGATAGTAGAGGAAAACCCCAAACATGCAAAAGCATTGGCCTACTTCCTCGAAACCTTTAAGGTAAGCGCCGAAATAAAAGACAACGTGGGCGACAGTGTGGAAGCGCTGAGCAAACAGGAAGTGAATTGCGTGATCCTCGATATGGGAATACCCGATCAAAGCGCATACGATACGCTGGAACAGGTGAAGAAGTCTCCGGGACTGGAGAACCTGCCTATTATCATCTTTACAGGTAAAAGCCTCTCAAAAGCCGAAGAACTGCGTATTAAGAAGTATGCCGATTCTATCGTAATTAAAACAGCGCATTCCTACCAGCGTATACTCGATGAGGTATCGTTATTCCTCCACCTGGTTGAAGAGAAAAAGGAAAGCGAAGAACCCGTAAAACCTTATAAAAGCCTCGGTTTGCTGCAGGATGTGCTGAAAGATAAAAAAGTGCTGATCGCCGATGACGATGTAAGGAACATTTACTCGCTCAGCAAATCACTGGAAAGTTTGAACATGACCGTTGTGTCGGCTATGGATGGTAAGGAAGCACTGAAACAGCTTGAAGTGCATCCCGATATCGACGTAGTACTGATGGATATGATGATGCCCGAAATGGATGGCTACGAAAGTATCCGTCATATAAGGGCCTTGGATAAGTTCAAACGTTTACCCATTATTGCCGTTACGGCTAAAGCAATGACGGGCGACAGGGCAAAATGTATCAGCGCAGGCGCCTCGGATTATATCACCAAACCCGTGGATATCGATCAGTTACTGTCTTTACTGCGGGTATGGCTTTACGAAAGATAG
- a CDS encoding hybrid sensor histidine kinase/response regulator has protein sequence MILIVDDRQENIYSLQKILELNGFEIDAATSGEEALKKILKVQYDLIILDVQMPGMDGFEVAETIKGHSKSKDIPIIFLSAVNIEKKFITKGYTSGGIDYIAKPFDPDILLLKVKTFHKLRRQTIELNETQKTLRAEIEYRKQAESDLSESVDELRSILQSIPQIAFTANAGGAVEFINQHWYRYSRSKDVLPKTLPGKTSVADCIRKAIGSGKPLVEEVCIRDLEFHLFRYHTLTMTPVKKNDIITKWVGMFTDIHEQKMANQLLEQRVAERTLQLQSSNAELEASNHELQQFAYIASHDLKEPLRKIHFFSDLIKSRYLNGNEDAVANMDKIIRSSDRMRNLIMDILDYSKLSIPESFERVDLNAVINDILVDMDLLIIEKKAIIDVCTIPQLEVNASQIRQVFQNILSNALKFTRTGTQPVISIKASLVADKQLDSPETPDGPFCRIEIADNGIGFNEKYLDKIFVIFQRLNSREEYEGTGIGLAIVKKIVDTHKGLLTARSVEGEGSTFVIILPVHQNNS, from the coding sequence ATGATTTTGATCGTAGACGACCGGCAGGAAAATATTTATTCGCTGCAAAAAATCCTGGAGCTGAACGGCTTTGAGATAGATGCGGCTACTTCAGGAGAGGAAGCGCTGAAAAAGATTTTGAAAGTGCAATACGACCTGATCATCCTCGATGTGCAAATGCCGGGTATGGATGGTTTTGAGGTAGCTGAAACAATTAAAGGACACAGCAAGTCAAAAGACATTCCCATCATATTTCTTTCTGCCGTTAACATTGAAAAGAAATTCATTACAAAAGGATATACTTCCGGTGGCATCGATTACATCGCTAAACCTTTTGATCCCGATATCCTGCTCCTGAAAGTAAAAACTTTTCATAAACTAAGACGGCAAACCATAGAGCTCAACGAGACTCAGAAAACGCTAAGGGCAGAGATCGAATACCGTAAACAGGCCGAAAGTGATCTCTCCGAAAGTGTCGATGAATTACGTTCCATTCTGCAATCTATTCCCCAGATAGCCTTTACCGCTAACGCAGGTGGCGCCGTTGAATTCATTAACCAGCACTGGTACCGTTATAGCCGCAGTAAAGATGTATTGCCCAAAACATTACCAGGCAAAACTTCTGTGGCCGATTGCATACGTAAAGCCATTGGGTCAGGAAAACCGCTGGTAGAAGAAGTATGCATTCGCGACCTCGAATTTCATCTGTTCCGCTATCATACCCTCACCATGACTCCGGTGAAGAAAAACGACATCATCACCAAATGGGTGGGTATGTTCACCGACATTCATGAACAGAAAATGGCTAACCAGCTGCTCGAACAAAGAGTGGCAGAACGTACGCTGCAGCTGCAAAGCAGCAACGCCGAACTAGAAGCCAGTAACCACGAATTACAACAGTTTGCCTACATAGCATCGCACGACCTCAAAGAGCCGCTGCGGAAAATTCATTTCTTCAGCGATCTTATCAAAAGCCGTTACCTCAATGGTAACGAAGATGCCGTAGCCAACATGGATAAAATTATCCGCTCTTCCGACAGGATGCGTAACCTTATCATGGATATCCTCGATTATTCTAAACTGTCTATTCCCGAATCATTTGAACGCGTCGACTTAAATGCCGTGATCAATGATATCCTGGTAGATATGGACCTGCTGATCATCGAAAAAAAGGCCATTATAGATGTCTGCACCATTCCTCAGCTGGAAGTGAATGCTTCTCAGATCAGGCAGGTGTTTCAGAACATCTTAAGCAACGCGCTCAAGTTTACACGCACAGGCACACAGCCCGTCATTAGCATAAAAGCAAGCCTGGTCGCCGATAAGCAACTCGATAGCCCCGAAACGCCGGACGGACCTTTTTGCAGAATTGAAATAGCTGATAATGGTATCGGTTTTAATGAAAAGTATCTCGACAAGATCTTCGTGATCTTCCAGCGGCTTAACTCCCGTGAAGAGTACGAAGGAACAGGCATAGGCCTCGCCATAGTGAAGAAAATTGTAGACACGCATAAAGGATTGCTGACTGCCAGAAGTGTGGAAGGAGAAGGCAGTACTTTCGTCATCATCTTACCAGTACATCAAAACAACTCATAG